Within the Barnesiella intestinihominis YIT 11860 genome, the region TGCAGCCAGATTGTTGGAGGTCGATGGGAAGCCTCAATTGATAGGAGTATAAGGTTATGGGGGGAAATTATAGCGTCGCAATAGATTTGGGAGGAACTATCATAAAGATAGGTTTGATATTGGATTCTGAGATTGTTCGGTTTACCACAATCTCTTCGGATTCGGTGAAGGGTTTATCTCACATGCTTCCCAAGATGGAGCATGCAATTGATTCATTGTTGTCTGAGGAAGGAATATCTTCGACGGATTTGGTATCTATCGGATTGGCGTTTCCGGGTATGGTGAATCCTGTCGAATGCAGAGTGATTTCTACCAACGACAAGTATGACGATGCTTGTGATATCGATCTCTGTCATTGGGCCGATAGTCGTTGGGGCGTTCCTTTCGTATTGGAAAACGATGCCCGTCTTGCTGTCATCGGAGAGTGGCTCTACGGTGCAGCGAAAGGTACGGGAAATGTGGTAATGATGACTATCGGTACAGGAATAGGAACCGGTGTTATATTAGATAGCAAACCGTTGGTGGGGCATCATCATCAAGCTGGTTCCTTAGGAGGGCATATGGTTGTCGATTATCGTGGAAGACGTTGCAGCTGTGGAAATATAGGTTGTGTAGAGGCTATGGCTTCTTCATTTTTCTTGCCGGATATTATTCGGTCTAACGAACGTGTATCGCCAGATTTTAAGATTGCGGCATCCGATATGGATTTTAAACAACTGTTCGGTTTAATGAGACAAGGCGATGAGAATGCTATTATTATTTGCGAAGAGTGTATGAATGTATGGGCAGCTGCCATTGTCTCTTACATTCATGCTTATGACCCTGAGGTAGTTGTTCTGGGCGGCGGAATCATGAGAAGTGCGGATATTATTTTGCCTTATATCAATAAGTGGGTCGAGGATCGAGCTTGGACTCCTATCGACCGGGTGCATATTGTGCTTTCCGAATTAGGAGACAATGCCGCTTTATTGGGATTGAATTATTATTTGACAAGTGTAAAGAGGAGAAGAAATGAAAAAGTATTCAAATTATAAATCTAATTATGATAAGTATCCGGTCGTACAGGTATCGGAAACATCTGAAAATGTTTGTTGGCAAGGTTGGCCGGAAATTGTATCGCAGTTGAACAAGTCGTTGGAAAACGTTCATAAACCGGTAAAGGTATTGGTTGTCGAATGTTATCAAGGTGTTTATGACGAGGAGGTAAAATCGGCTTTGAAGGGACAACTTCCCCATACATTGTGGTTGGACGCTTCTTCGGCCATGAAAACTTCGGAAGAGATCAATTCGTTTTTGAAGTCCGATATAACCGATGATGAGATTTTCGGTTATATGACTAGCTATCATATGGATTGTTATTTCGATGAAAAGAAGATTGCCGAGTTGCGTGAAAAGGTTGCCGGTATATCTGCCGGTGTTGTAATCGTATATGGCGTAGGGGCTGCTTACGTGATGCCCGAAAGCGATGTATTGGTATATGCCGATATGGCTCGTTGGGAAATACAGATGCGTTTTCGGAGAAACGAAATCTCGAATGTCGGTGTGGATAATCGCATGGAACGGGCTTCGTTGCAATATAAAAGAGGCTTTTTCGTAGATTGGCGCATTTGTGACCGTTTTAAGAAAACGTTAATGAGCAAATGGGATTATGTCTTGGATACGAATGTGATGGGTGATCCTAAGATGGCGACAGCGGCAATCGTGGATGCTGGTTTGAAAAAGGCTTCGAAATCTCCTTTTCGAGTAGTTCCGTTTTTCGATCCGGGTCCGTGGGGCGGTCAATGGATGAAGGAAATATGCGATTTGGATCGTGAAACTCCCAATTTTGCATGGTGTTTCGATTGTGTCCCTGAGGAGAATAGTTTGTATTTGGGCTTCGGAGAAGTCCGTTTCGAAATACCGTCTATCGATTTGGTATTTTCTTATCCGCGTGAGTTGTTGGGTAACCCGGTTTACGGACGTTTCGGGGACGAGTTTCCTATTCGGTTCGACTTCTTGGATACGATGGACGGCGGTAATTTGAGCTTACAGGTGCATCCGCTGACACAATATATACAAGAAAAGTTCGGTATGCATTATACCCAAGACGAGAGCTATTACATTCTCGATGCCGAAGAAGATGCTTCGGTTTATTTGGGAGTGAAGGAAGGTATCGTACCGGAGGAGATGATAAATGCCTTGACCGAAGCACAACATACAGGGCATTTCGATGCAGAAAAGTATGTCGGTAATTATCCCGTGAAAAAGCACGACCATGTACTTATACCTGCGGGTACTGTTCATTGTTCGGGGCGTAACAGTATGGTTCTCGAAATCAGTGCTACTCCTTATATTTTCACCTTCAAGTTGTGGGATTGGGGGCGTTTGGGATTGGACGGCCGTCCCCGACCTATCAATATCGGGCATGGTAAACATGTGATCCAATGGAATCGTACGGAGCCGTGGGTTCGCCGTGAAATTTATAATAAGATAGATAAAGTGGCCGAAGGAGACGGTTGGATTGAAGAACATACCGGTTTGCATGAATGTGAGTTTATAGAAACTCGTCGGCATTGGTTTACCAAGCCAGTTCTTCACAAAACAGATGGAAGTGTGAATGTGCTGAATCTTGTCGAGGGACGTGAAGCTATCGTTGAAAGTCCCACCGGCGAATTTGATCCGTTTGTCGTACATTATGCCGAGACATTTATTATCCCGGAATCGGTGAGACAGTATACGATACGGCCTTATGGAGAGTCGGAAGGAAAACAGTGCGCTACAATAAAAGCTTTTGTTAAACATAATGTATGAAAAGATATGGAATTCAATCCCGGTTTTGATATAATTCCTACTGTAAATCCTATGGGATTTAAATATGGTGCAGATGTGTTCGGTCCCCAAGTGGAGAATCGTTATTTGCGAGATATT harbors:
- a CDS encoding ROK family protein — encoded protein: MGGNYSVAIDLGGTIIKIGLILDSEIVRFTTISSDSVKGLSHMLPKMEHAIDSLLSEEGISSTDLVSIGLAFPGMVNPVECRVISTNDKYDDACDIDLCHWADSRWGVPFVLENDARLAVIGEWLYGAAKGTGNVVMMTIGTGIGTGVILDSKPLVGHHHQAGSLGGHMVVDYRGRRCSCGNIGCVEAMASSFFLPDIIRSNERVSPDFKIAASDMDFKQLFGLMRQGDENAIIICEECMNVWAAAIVSYIHAYDPEVVVLGGGIMRSADIILPYINKWVEDRAWTPIDRVHIVLSELGDNAALLGLNYYLTSVKRRRNEKVFKL
- a CDS encoding class I mannose-6-phosphate isomerase; this encodes MKKYSNYKSNYDKYPVVQVSETSENVCWQGWPEIVSQLNKSLENVHKPVKVLVVECYQGVYDEEVKSALKGQLPHTLWLDASSAMKTSEEINSFLKSDITDDEIFGYMTSYHMDCYFDEKKIAELREKVAGISAGVVIVYGVGAAYVMPESDVLVYADMARWEIQMRFRRNEISNVGVDNRMERASLQYKRGFFVDWRICDRFKKTLMSKWDYVLDTNVMGDPKMATAAIVDAGLKKASKSPFRVVPFFDPGPWGGQWMKEICDLDRETPNFAWCFDCVPEENSLYLGFGEVRFEIPSIDLVFSYPRELLGNPVYGRFGDEFPIRFDFLDTMDGGNLSLQVHPLTQYIQEKFGMHYTQDESYYILDAEEDASVYLGVKEGIVPEEMINALTEAQHTGHFDAEKYVGNYPVKKHDHVLIPAGTVHCSGRNSMVLEISATPYIFTFKLWDWGRLGLDGRPRPINIGHGKHVIQWNRTEPWVRREIYNKIDKVAEGDGWIEEHTGLHECEFIETRRHWFTKPVLHKTDGSVNVLNLVEGREAIVESPTGEFDPFVVHYAETFIIPESVRQYTIRPYGESEGKQCATIKAFVKHNV